The genomic region CCTTTACAATCCCAATATCACCGAACTGTTTTCCCAAGTTTATGCCGTTCGGAAAATCACCGGGCGCGATCGTCAATTCTTAAAATCTGCGATCTTACACCATCCCCTAACCCCCGAAGAAATGCACCTCATCGATCGCCTCGTTTATGCCGTTCGTCGGGGATGGTTGCAAATGATTGATTGACCGAAATTCACCGGAAATTCTGGCGATCGCTTTAATTTTTCTTCACTCGATTAAACACCGAATCTACTGGTTAGCTCGGCATCGCCGAAACCTTCCGAACCCTTCGGAATTCAAGATTTAGCCATGTTTTCCTTGCCCCCAGTTCTCGAACTCAATTGGGTTTAATCGCAACGATCGCGCGATGGCGCGGATCGCTCTCGACTGTTTCTTGATAGTTAAACCCCACCTCTTTTAACGCCCTTTCTACATCAAAGGTGTAGTAATCGTCACTCCACGGCTCGGTACTTTTCATCAGTACAAATAACGCTGGCGGTAAATTCTGGATAACCGCCGATTTAGGATTGTTATCGACGATCGCCAAACACCCTCCCGGTCGCAAAATTCGCAGTGCCTCTCGGAAGATTTCACGAGTGGCATCACGGGGAAGTTCGTGTAAAACAAATTGCAACGTGACCAGATCGAAAGAATCCCCAGCAAAGCCCGTTGCTTCCGCTTTAGAGTGAACCCAGCGCGCGATTTCGCCGTGGCGATCGCTCATTTGGGCGACGGCGAGCATGTAAGGGGATAAATCCAATCCCACCGTGCGCACCGCACTCGTTTGTCGTCGGCTAAAATAGCGATGCAAGTAAAGAGTTGAAAGGCCGACCGAACACCCTACATCTAACAGGTCGGATATCCGTTCGGGAAGATACTTTTCGACGATTTGATAAAAACTATGGCGTAATTTATCCTGCGCTTTTTCCCAGGTTAATTCTTCTTTCGGCCAAACTCTCAGCGCCATCGCTTTTGTCGCCGGTGACGCTTCAAATGCCGCTTGCCAACACAAATTTCCTTCGGGATAGGCGTGAAAGGGGACTTGATAGTAGTCGGGATAAATCAGATTGGGATTGTTGACGCGATCGAAAAAGCTTTTGACTTCTGAATTGTCCAGGGTTTGACATTCTTCGCGCCAGGGAACCCCTTTTTTTTCAGCCGTTTTAATTAAGACTTGTCGCGCCTGTCTCTTCATCAGACTGTAAATTGGTGGGGTTTTAATCAGGACGTTGACAAATTGAGAGAGGAGATCGTCTCCTGCCCAGTTGGGTTTGGTTTTTGCTTGCATCGCAGATTCTAGGGGTTTAACTCAAGTCGTTTGCGGAAAGAATCCTTAAAGATTATACGACTTTATTTGAAGATTAAAGCCCCGCAGATATTTTAAGATAGGTTAAGACAGGCGATCGCGATCGCCTTTACTTCCCACTTTATTGCTAAAAATTCTAGTTAGTAATGACGGTAAGCTGTTAGACATACAAACGGCATAGATAAAGTCAGTGATTTTCCTGAAATCACGATTGAAGAAGGATTGAAGAAGGTTTTCGTCGTGCGAGTCTCCTACCCGCTTCAGTTTTCCGGCGATCGAATTTCCATAAAAGAATACCGCCGGAAGGGTAGGAGAACTTCGGCGGGGAACTGAGTAAGACAGTTTTGAAATCGCTATACTAAAAGGCTCGCAATTTTATCGAGAGGGAGGCGAACCGTTATTTATCTTGTTCTTAAGATAACTTGCAACAGGTTGAGGGTCACTCTATCCAGAGATAGACTTTTAAAAAACTCAGAACCCAGAGGCGATCGCGGGCGCCGGGTGCATCGAGAGGGATGGGAATCGCTCATCGGCGACCTTCCCCGGGACAGGATCCCCCGCCCGATGGAGATTTTAGTCCCGTGAAAGCATCGGCTATCGATCGCCTCACCCATCTTGCAGCCCGGTTTAGGAATCTCGCAACGCCGCTAACACCGTCTCGTGAATCACCCCATTACTGACCACCACGCCCCGATTTTCCGTCATCTTAGAACCATCGGCAAAATTGAGGGGTTTGCCGTGCATATCCGTGACGCGACCGCCTGCTTCTTCGACCACGATCGCCCCCGCCGCATGATCCCAGATATTTTCGCGATAATTCGGCGATTTCGGCGACGGCAAGCGCATGTATAACGCCGCCTTCCCGGACGCCACGATGCCATATTTCGCTTGAGAATCGACGCGAACCGACTCCGCCGTAATCCCGACGGCCTGCGCCACCGCATTTTGACGGCCCTGGTCTCCATGACTGGCTTCGACACTTTCGACAAAGCGCAAATTTTCCACGTCGTCCGCTTTGACCACGCGAATCGTTTGGGCTTCGCCGCCGTGGAGGGACCTCCGCGTTGCGCCTTCGCCCCGTACCGCCACAAATAAAGTTCCCGGTTCGTCCCCCTCCTCGATCGCTAACGCCGGACAAGCCATTACGCCGAGTTTGACTTCCCCATTTTCCACCAACGCGATCGCGACCGCATACTGATCTTGCCGTAAAAAGCCCTTGGTACCGTCGATCGGGTCTAAGGTCCAGTAGCGCGAACCGACTTGACCGTTACCGCGATCGATCCATTCGGTCACTTGTTCCGAGGTCGCCTCCGGTAGAATAGTTCTCACATATTGCGTGATTTTCTCTAATTGTGCCGCCATTTCCGGATCCCGCAACGCCGTCGCGTCCTCTTCCCCGACGATCGCATCTTCGGGAAAAGCATCGCCAATCGCCTTACAAATGACCGCTTGAGACCCGTAATCTGCCACGGTGACGGGACTTTTATCGCTTTTTTCCATCGCTGGAGGAATGTCGCGCCGGACGTCTTGGCATAATTTGGCGGCGGCGATCGCCGCTTCGATGACAACTTGTTTCTCGCGTTCGTAAGACATGGGAGTGCAAAGGTAAAAAATAAACCGATAAAAAAGTAAGGGAATCTTTCTCCAAATTGGAGTTAATCTCCGGAGAAAAACACCCTTACCGACTGTAGACTGTTCGTTAAGCTCTGTCTAGATCGACGTTTGTAACCAGAAAACGATCGCGCCGACCCCGAGGGCGATCGCGCCACCCCCGAGGATAAACGACCAGAACCGATGGTAACTTTTCACCGTCGTTCCACTATCGCTTTCTAAGCGGATTAAATCCATCCAAGGCATCACCCCCCGGCGAAACCAACCGAGAGTTTTTAACTCCATTCCGATTAAACTTTTAACTTTTTTCATCCCGAATAAAAAGTTACCGATCGGGCCGAAGCGGGAAGCATAACGCAGGAATAACAAGCCCGTCGGATCTTGCAATTTCAAATCGGAACCGAAGCGATATCCCGCATCTCCCCGACCGATCAGTTCTCCCTGTAAATAGGCAGGTTGACCGCGCAAGGGACTGGCGTAAGGATCGGACATCAGGGTGAGAATATTGGTTTGAGGGGCGTTGTGAAAATTAGGGAACATCACCAAAGTTTTCGCCAGAATGCCAATTCCTATACCAATTAAGGGACAGGCGATCGGCAAAACTTCTAAGCCGGGCTTGAGGGTTGCGATACCGACAATCAAACCGCCCAAAAATCCGAGAATTGGGGCGAGATACAACAGCAAATCTAAGACAAAGTTGCCGTAAAGTTTGCTTTTACTTAAGTGGCGACCTTCGCCGACAATACGACCCATATCGAATTCGATCTCTAAGCCCAATTGTTCCGCATAGGTACTCAAAGCGCGCACTCGTTTTCCCGTTAAAGGATGAGTGGAATTGAGTTCCATCCACCACCCCCAAGGATTGAATAAATCCCATAAAAATACGCGCCCAATTTGGGCGGGGGCGGCAGAAATTCGGTAAGCGGTTCCCGTCGAGGGGGCGGCTTTATGGTCGTAAATGCCTAACGCCCGAGTTCCCTCCATTAAGCGGCTGGGTTCGGTAGCTTTTTGGGCTTCTTCTACTAAACCGTAAGCAATTTTTACTAAAGCCCGAGACAGGGCGTTCGGATTGCCCGTGGTTTCGGCGGCAAAGCGATCGGCAAAGTATTCGCGAGTGCGGGATAAATACAGCAGCAAATAGGTTCCGATAATGTAAAAAATGTAGGCAACTAAGCCGACCGTTCCCACGACATCTTTAACTTTTTCGCCGCCTTTATTGCCCATGCGAGTGGCAAAAACATAAATCAAATAGGTGATTTGAACTAAGGTTGAGGCGACAGTCATCACCGCAAAATCCCAATGGACGATGTGACCTAATTCGTGGGCGTATACTGCCGCAACTTCATCGTCATCGAGGTAGGTAAATAATCCTTCGCTAACGACCAATCGGGCACTATTGGGTAAAGAACCGTAAGTGAACGCGGTCGGATTTTGGTCGTCGATGATGCCGACACGCGGTGTTTTTAAGTTGTTTTCGCTACAAACACGCTGGAGAACTTCTAGGGTTTCCGGGCTTTTTGTTTCGAGTTCGGTTAAATCGATCCACCGGGTTTTGTAAAGCCATTTTTGGCTTAAATCCATAAACCAGGGGGCAATAAAAAAGGCAAGTACATTAAAAGCGATGGCGATCGCTACGGAAATTAACAGCCCCATGACGGGGTTTTCACTGTTAACAATAAAAACGAGGGCAAGACAGAGAACGAAGACCATGCCACCCATTAAGGTCATGGTGATTCCCGAGGCAAGCGCCAGGTTTCCTCCAATTCCTTTCATTGTTAAAGTGACCCCGGTCATTGCGGCCCGTCCGGCTTTTGGAAAAGAATGTGATTCGTCTGACACGATCGTTTTTTCTCCCAATTAGCGTATGGATACGGGCGATCGCGCCACGATTGGATAGAGGGGGGAAGGGTAAGAAACTCGCAATAATTCGCAATAAATTAAAAACTGTCTGTTATTCCAGTCGGAGCGATCGCCGTTGCTTCCGTGATAGCTTAAAATTTTTGAAATGGCTCAATTTTCTACAAATTTTTTACAATTTGAGCGTGAGTTTTTACTCAACGCAAGTGAAAACATCCCCGTCAACTCTCGTGTCAGCCCGAACGATCGGCTCAATTGGTGTAGTGAATTGATTGAGAGAGGTTTGGTTACGATATCGATTGCGATCGTCCGTCACGTCAGCTCAACTCTACTTTCAACGTCTCGGACTGAATCCGGACGCGACCCCCGACACCCTATTCCGGACTCGCCAAATAGCGGTAGCATGAAAAGAGCAAGTGTGATTAGAGAAATTATGAGTACGGTTGAACTCGCATCGATTCCTTTAGTTGAAATTGCGCGCAAAACCCGCGACGCTTCCCGAAAATTGGGGGTACTTTCCACAGAAGCCAAAAATCAAGCGATCGCGGCGATCGCCGAAGCCTTAGAATCGGCAGCATCGGAAATTGTGGCGGCGAATCAACAAGACTGTCAGGCGGCGGAAAAAATGGGGATTTCCAAACCCCTTTACAACCGTTTGAAAATGGACGAAACTAAATTGAAAGCGACGATCGCCGGAGTTCGCGATGTCGGAAAACTGCCCGATCCGGTCGGTCAAGTGCAAATTCATCGGGAATTAGATGAGGGCTTAATCCTCAAGCGGGTAACCTGTCCGTTGGGTGTTTTGGGGGTTATTTTTGAAGCTCGTCCGGAAGCTGCCATCCAGATTTCTTCCCTAGCGATTAAGTCGGGAAATGGCGTCATTCTTAAAGGAGGAAAAGAGGCGATCGCCTCGTGTATGGCGATTGTTAAAGCGATTCGGGCGGGATTGGCAAAAACTAAAATCGATCCCGATGTAGTTCAGTTACTGACGACGCGGGAAGAAACGATCGAATTGCTGAAATTAGATGAATATGTGGATTTAATTATTCCGAGAGGATCGAATAGTTTCGTCCGCTTCGTACAAGAAAATACGCGGATTCCGGTGTTGGGTCACGCCGATGGAGTTTGTCATTTATATGTTGACGAAGCGGCGGATTTAGAGAAAGCAGTGGCGATCGCGATCGATGCCAAAACTCAATATCCGGCAGCTTGTAACGCGATCGAAACTTTGCTGGTTCACCGGGCGATCGCCCCCCAATTTTTAACGGCAATGGCGCCGAAAATGGCGGAAAAAGGGGTCGAATTGCGTGGCGACGAAGCCACACGAGAAGCTTTACCGGAGGTCAAAGTAGCGACTGAATCGGATTGGTCTACGGAGTACAGCGATTTAATTTTATCGGTGAAAGTCGTCAACGATATGGACGCGGCGATCGCCCATATTACTACCTACGGTTCCAAGCATACGGAGGCGATCGTTACTGAAAATAATCATACTGCCGAAATCTTCCTTGCCCAAGTCGATGCTGCCGGAGTTTTTCATAACTGTTCTACTCGCTTTGCGGACGGTTTCCGCTACGGTTTTGGCGCCGAAGTTGGCATCAGTACCCAACAAATGCCCCCACGCGGTCCGGTCGGGTTAGAAGGGTTGATTACCTACAAATATAAAGTGGTCGGTTCGGGTCAAATTGCTGCCACTTATTCCGGTGTAAATGCAAAATCTTTTACCCATCGCGATTTATAAGGGCGATCGATTGGGAGGGACAGGGCATTATTATGTCCCTCCTATTAACTCATGAAACCATTAAAGTTTGCTAAAATTAAATGGTTCGATCGCTACTCTTTCAAGAGATTGGTGTTTCCGGTCGCAATTTTATTTTTTATTGGCTTTGGCGAATGGGCAACCATGCTTAATATACCAGGAAAAAGTTATCGCGGTGAATTACCCCCTCTAACCGCGTATGAAGCCGATTTAGCCCGTCTGTTGCGCCGAGATATCGAGACAATCTCTGGCGATATGAGAAAGATCGATTAAGATTTCGATTCTTTGGCTAAAATTTTAGAAACTTTCGCATATTCTAAGTCGTCAATTTTCCAATTTTCCTCCTCTTTGACTAAATTTAACAATAAAGGAATTTTTCGTCCGGTTTTTGTTTCGACCACGACTTCTAAATTATAAACTCCCTCTTCGGAGGTAGGGATAGTCATTTGAGTTCGTCGATATTGTGTTAATTTGTTATTGATTGCAAACTTAGTCAGTTGTTTTTTTGACATTTTGGCCTGAAAGCGATCGCTGGTCATTTCATACGCCCCATTGATATTGCCGTCTGAGATGGCAATAAAAAAGTTAGAAATGAGTTGTGGCATTCCTTTAGTTTTCAGAAAGATACTGACAGAAACGACAATCCAAACCAGTACGAGAACGCCAACAACTGCACCGATTCCAATACCGATATAACCGAGATAAGGTTGGATAATTTCCACAGGAATTTCTTGAATTTTATCAATTTAACAAAATCTATCTTATAAAAAGATCGCTCACTTCGCAATCATTTTTTAGGGGGATGCTGTCGTCCAGCAACCTATTGGCGATCGCTTCGACTTCCCCGAATGTCGTCAAACCAGATAATCTAAGAAAGGACAAATCTAGACTAATTGTTATTTCAAATATGGATTGCATCGAACTGACGGGAATTCGCTGTTACGGCTATACGGGATATCTCGACGAAGAACGAGTCCTCGGACAGTGGTTTGAGGTGGACGCGACCTTGTGGGTGGATTTAGCGGCGGCGGGGAACAGCGATCGCATCGAGGAGACCCTCGACTACCGCCAGACGATCGCCGCGATTCAAAAGCTGGTGGAAACCTCGAAATTTGCCCTGATCGAACGCTTGGCGGAGGCGATCGCGCAAAGTATCTTAGAATCGGAACGAGTTACCCGGGTAAAAGTGAGATTGAGCAAACCGAATGCGCCGATCCCGAATTTTAATGGGAAAATTAGCGTAACGATCGACCGAGAAAAGGCGATCGAGGGATAATAGATATCGTTCCAGAAACCATATTTCAAGAAGGGTCAAGAGGATAACGCTGTGTCTTATCGCATTTTAAGTATCGATGGCGGCGGAATTCGTGGCGTTTTAGCTGCCCAAATGTTGGTCAATATCCAACACCGTTTGCAACAACCGTTAAACGAATATTTCGATTTAATTTCCGGAACCTCTACCGGGTCGATGTTGGCGGCGGCGATCGCCTGTGGTTTGTCTTGTCAAGATATTGTCGAATTGTATCGAAAAAAGGCCAAAAATATCTTTCCCTATACTAGTCGCTGGTCTTTAAAACGTTTGCCTCTAATTTTAGAATACGGTCTGTCCGGCCCCAAATTTTCTGAAAAAGGGCTCGTCGATCTGCTCAAAAACTTATTTGGCAATACAACATTTTCCGATATTACCGATCCCAAACTATTAATTACCAGCTACGACACGATCGGTCGCCAGCCGATTATTTTTAAAAGTTGGCGCGATCGCTTTGACGATATTTGTTTGTGGGAAGCTTGTGTCTGTTCTACCGCAGCCCCAACCTTTTTCCCCGCCCATAAAATTATTATTGGGGGAGAAGTTCACTCCGCTATTGATGGCGGATTAGCTGCTAATAATCCCACCGCTTGTGCAGTAGCAGAAGCGATTCGCTTGGGGAATTCTCTCGCAGATTTACAAGTAATTTCCATCGGAACGGGATCGGCAACGCGGACAATTCGCTGGGAAGATGCCCGAACTTGGGGACCGTTGCAATGGATTTGGGACGGTCGCGTGGTTAAGGTCATGACCGATGCCCCGGCAGAAGTTTATCATTACATTACCGATTACGTAATTGGTGATACTTCCCGTTATTTAAGACTGCAATTTCCTCTCGATCGCCAGTTAACCGATAAGCGGTTAAGTGATGATATGGACGATGCCAGTGACGAGAATATTAACAATTTAATTGAAGCGGCGGAGGCATATTTAAGTATTCCCTTAGTTTCCCAGGCATTAGATGCCTGTTTGCGCGATCGCCCGGTTCCAAATCCTGAAATTTAACCGATTCTCAATCTGCTTAAAAACACGAAGCTTTTCTAGATTTTTAGATCGGTCGAAAAAAGCTGTAGGGCAGGCATCTTGCCTGCCATTACACTTAACCATTCATTTTTGAATGAGATGATGATAACGATTCGCAGATAAAGAAAGTCTTTCTGCCCCAGAATCCCCACACCAATAAATTTCCGCATCGATTTTTTCTGGAGGTGTCGGAAATCCAAATAACAGACGACGATCGCCTTGGGCGGAAAAGCCATTCGATTCGCGAACTTCTCGCAATTGATGGCTATTTTGGGTTTGTAAAATTACTTTTGTTCCCACTGCATCTCGGTTGCAACTGATGCCATTGCCTTCCAACTTTAACCCGATCCAAGGCTTAGAAATACTGTCATTGCGGTAAATTGAAATAGGGGCAAACTGATGGGTAACTAACGCATCTAAATCCCCATCGTTATCGAGATCGGATAAAGCAATCCCTCGGGAGTTCCCCGGTTCGTCCCAGCCGATATCGGGGGAAATATCGATAAATTTATCTCCTTCATTAAGATAAACCCGATTGTTTTCGTAGGGGAAAATACAACGTCCCTGTAAATCTGCCCAGCGATCCGCATATCCGTGAACGTCGGGATTTGTCAGGGCAATTTGGGCGTTCCAATACCAATAATCCGGACAGTGGCGATCGCCTTTCTCAAAGGTTGGGGCGGGAAATAATGCACCGGGTTTCGTCAACTCTCGATTTTCCGTGGGGCGATCGTAATTATCGTCCACCATTCCATTCGCTTGTAGCAAATCTAAACGTCCGTCTCGGTTTAAATCTCCTATCGCCCCACCCCAACCAAAACGGTTTTCATTGAGGGCATTTCGTCGCATCGCTTCGTCAGAAAAAGCGCGATCTCCGTCCGATTTGACCGTTCCCGCATTCATCCACAACAAACTTCCTTCCGCTTGCAATTTTTCGTGGACGTTAGAAACATAAATATCGGGATAACCGTTATTGTCCAGGTCGCCTAAAGATGCATTCATCCCTTTATACGTATCCCGTCCCATTTGTCCGACCAATCGACCGACGACCGGACGAAATTTTTTCCCTGTTTGATTTAAAAACATCTGGTCGGGACCGAAATCGTTAGCGAGATAAATATCCGTCCATCCGTCGCCGTCGAGGTCTCCCGTTCCAATATCTAAAGTCCAGCGATGACTGGAAAAACCCAGTTTGACGATATCTTGTTTTTCAAAACGGTTCCCACGATTGAGATAAAAGAGATTTTCACCACCGTTGTTGGCGTCATACCAACTGCGATGCATGAAATTAAACATCCGGCGATCGCCCGGATATTCGGCTTCCGGTAATTTAAAAATATTAAATTTTGTCGGTTTTTCGTAATCGGATAAGTACGGATTCATTGCATTTCCCACCAATAAATCGAGGTGACCGTCCCGGTTCATGTCGAAAGCATTGGCGGTCAAACTAATCGTGTATTCCTCAATTCCTACTCCTTCGCTAATGTCGCTAAAACCGATCTTTCCATCTTCGATAATTCGATTTTGCAATAATTTTGTTTTTCCATAACCGACTGTAATTAATAAGTCAGAATCGCGATCGTTATCCCAGTCAAACCATAACGCCCCGGCGGGTAGTCCGTCGCGAGTCGGATGGGTGACAAATTCATTTAAAATCGGTAAGGGAACTCGTTCAAACTGAAAGTTACCCCGGTTGCGATATAAAGCGGCGCGATCGCGATCGCTTTTTAAGGGATAAGTTAAGAAAATATCTTGCAAACCGTCATTATCGAAATCGGAAACAGCGACCGCATCGCCCACCGATAACATCCATTTAGCAACATTTTTGACTCGGGAATCGACGCGATCGAGCAAGTTACTCGGCTGACTAGAAATTCCTGCCGATTCTGCTGATATTTCGACGAATTTAAACTCGGGATTGACCGGGGATTTAGCGGTAATTATGTTTTGATAAAAGAGTAAACCTAAGCTGGCGATCGCGGCGATCGCACCCCATCGATAAAGAATAGTGAAGACTTTAACGATTGAGAATAAAGTGAAATTTCTTGTTTTTAAACTCGCTTTTAAATTCAGAATAAAAGATTTTACATGCAATCCAATAAACCGCACCGCAAAATAAGCAAAGCCCGCAAAAAAGAACGTGGATAAAGTTTCAAACTTATGCAATATCAAATCAACGACAACAATAAAGAAAGCCATCCCAATTTGTCCCCGCATACTTTGAGGAGAAGTTTTAGGATCGGTAATCATGAAAAAGGTGAATAAGTAAAATGCAGGAGAACTCAACGCCCCCATAAACAAGGTTTCTGGCGGTAAATGCCACTGCATCAAAAAGGCGCGAATACACAGTTGCAGGGTATAAAAAATAAGAAATGAAATAATTAAAGCGGTTCGTTTAATTTTAAAAACAAAGGCAATTAAAGCCGCCGTAATAATAAATGCGATCGTGGCGACAGATCCGCCCCATTGATATGCGGGCGCCGCACTAATGGCACCATTTGTCAAGAGCAAGCTGAGAGTAATTCCGAATAATGCCGGATTGAAAACGTGGCGACCTTGGAAGGTGATTAAATATTTAGAAGAAATCGCAAAAAATACGGGAACGAAGGGCAACCATAACCCATGACCGAAATTTGTTAAAATACTCAAAGAACAGCCCGTAATTGCCCCACTTAAGGGGAATAAGATTTCTCGCTTGCGAAATAACCAATGATAAGTAATATCGAGGCAACAAGCCGAACTAATAATCAGTAAAATTTGGGCGGGCGATCGATTAAAACCTAAAACAGTAATGCCTAAAATAATATAACTGGCTAAAATTGCTAAAACTCCCCAACGGGGATCGGACATGGAAGGAAGGCGATCGCGCCACGGCCAAAATTGAGAAGATTTTAAGGTAGATTCCATAAAATAAATTGGGTCAATTGGGTTACAGTTTCGCCGATTGTACTCTAGTTTTTTAAAACCAGAGGTTTTTTCTAAAAAGATTTAAGGGTTGGAGGAACGACGGCGATCGAGATCGATACAAAGCTGCCGACTTTCTCAGCAGTAATGACCCATTCGGTGGATCTATACTATTTCCTAGATGGATCGATTTCATTGACGATCCCCCCAACTCCCCTTAATAAGAGGGGAGTCCAGTCAAGTCCCCCTTTTTAAGGGGGGATTTAAAGGGATCCGAGTTTTATTTCATTGTCTTGAAAAGGCTATATCTTTCATCTAAAATTTAATCTTTTCTTTTGAACCGCGATCGCCGTAAAGATTGCATTAATTTAAGGCGATAGGGATCGGCATCTTTGCGCCAGTAGAGGCGGTTTCCGCGCAGTTCGGCACAATGTTCGACAAGGTGGCGCTGCCAGTCTCGGCGAGTGCGAATCGCTTTAAAATCGTCCAATAAGCCCCAACTTTCCTCCTGTTGGGTTAATTTGGCAAATTTTTCGTAATTTGGGTATTCTGGGGTAACGCAAGCGTCTTTCCGATGCAAAATGGGTGGGTTATCCTCTGTATCGTAGTCGCGATAAATGACGCGCAGGTCTCGCAAGTCGATTTGCATACTCGTCTGTAAAGCAGGATGGGGGTCGCGATCGAAGTCGGGATAAAATAAGTAAGAGATTTTGTGTGTTTTTAAGTGAAATTTAATCAAGGTCGCACCGTCCATGCTGCCGATAATACGACTGACGACAGCTTCGTATAGGCGTAGCAAGGGGTCGAGGTGATGGAGGGCGCTACTGTGAACGCACAAGGCATCCGGGAGTTTGAGACCGAGGTCGCTTTCCCGACAGCAATCGGCGATTAAGCCGATATCGCGCAGGCTGAACGTGAGAAGATGGGCGATCGCGCAGGCTTGACGATAACTCCCGAACAGTCCTTTAATGTCGTTGCGCGTTTGGTTTGAAAACTGGCTGAATTTCGGCAAATTTGCTAATTGGGGCGCCAGGTAAATCAGTAGATCGTGGCGTCGGGTTTCTTGAATAGCGTCCCATTCTTCACGATCGGTGGCTTGAACGACGACCTCGAAGGCGCGGCGGTAGTTGCGAAACTCTGCCAGGATTGCAGCTTCTTGAGTCAGTTCGCCTTTGACGGGGAGGCGACCGCGATCGCTCACAAATTTCATTAAGGGAGTGAGGAGATCTTCGTAATCTTCAAAGCGTTTACTGGGAATTCTCACGC from Oxynema aestuarii AP17 harbors:
- a CDS encoding FG-GAP-like repeat-containing protein yields the protein MESTLKSSQFWPWRDRLPSMSDPRWGVLAILASYIILGITVLGFNRSPAQILLIISSACCLDITYHWLFRKREILFPLSGAITGCSLSILTNFGHGLWLPFVPVFFAISSKYLITFQGRHVFNPALFGITLSLLLTNGAISAAPAYQWGGSVATIAFIITAALIAFVFKIKRTALIISFLIFYTLQLCIRAFLMQWHLPPETLFMGALSSPAFYLFTFFMITDPKTSPQSMRGQIGMAFFIVVVDLILHKFETLSTFFFAGFAYFAVRFIGLHVKSFILNLKASLKTRNFTLFSIVKVFTILYRWGAIAAIASLGLLFYQNIITAKSPVNPEFKFVEISAESAGISSQPSNLLDRVDSRVKNVAKWMLSVGDAVAVSDFDNDGLQDIFLTYPLKSDRDRAALYRNRGNFQFERVPLPILNEFVTHPTRDGLPAGALWFDWDNDRDSDLLITVGYGKTKLLQNRIIEDGKIGFSDISEGVGIEEYTISLTANAFDMNRDGHLDLLVGNAMNPYLSDYEKPTKFNIFKLPEAEYPGDRRMFNFMHRSWYDANNGGENLFYLNRGNRFEKQDIVKLGFSSHRWTLDIGTGDLDGDGWTDIYLANDFGPDQMFLNQTGKKFRPVVGRLVGQMGRDTYKGMNASLGDLDNNGYPDIYVSNVHEKLQAEGSLLWMNAGTVKSDGDRAFSDEAMRRNALNENRFGWGGAIGDLNRDGRLDLLQANGMVDDNYDRPTENRELTKPGALFPAPTFEKGDRHCPDYWYWNAQIALTNPDVHGYADRWADLQGRCIFPYENNRVYLNEGDKFIDISPDIGWDEPGNSRGIALSDLDNDGDLDALVTHQFAPISIYRNDSISKPWIGLKLEGNGISCNRDAVGTKVILQTQNSHQLREVRESNGFSAQGDRRLLFGFPTPPEKIDAEIYWCGDSGAERLSLSANRYHHLIQK